In the genome of Magnolia sinica isolate HGM2019 chromosome 2, MsV1, whole genome shotgun sequence, one region contains:
- the LOC131237893 gene encoding oleosin H2-like: MAEHQQHPAATFKSFLPEKGPSTTQILAVVTLLPIGGILLTLSGITLTGSFIGLALATPVFIIFSPVIVPATIVVGLAVAGFLTSGAFGLTALSSLSWIANYIRGDRTTVPDHLDHAKRRMMDMGGYLGQRTKDMAQGVEGKARAGHEGART, from the coding sequence aTGGCTGAGCATCAACAGCACCCAGCAGCCACGTTCAAGAGCTTCTTGCCTGAGAAGGGCCCTTCAACGACCCAAATCCTTGCCGTCGTAACCCTTCTCCCCATCGGTGGCATCCTGCTCACGCTCTCCGGCATCACGCTGACCGGCAGCTTCATCGGCCTCGCGCTTGCCACACCCGTCTTCATCATCTTCAGCCCCGTAATCGTCCCTGCCACGATCGTGGTCGGGCTGGCGGTGGCCGGCTTCCTCACGTCGGGAGCGTTTGGCCTCACCGCCCTCTCATCACTGTCGTGGATCGCCAACTACATCCGTGGGGACCGTACCACGGTCCCGGATCACCTCGACCATGCCAAGCGCCGGATGATGGACATGGGCGGGTACCTTGGGCAGCGGACCAAGGACATGGCTCAGGGGGTTGAGGGTAAGGCACGTGCAGGGCATGAAGGTGCGAGGACGTGA